The following proteins are encoded in a genomic region of Primulina huaijiensis isolate GDHJ02 chromosome 3, ASM1229523v2, whole genome shotgun sequence:
- the LOC140974136 gene encoding protein CELLULOSE SYNTHASE INTERACTIVE 1-like yields MDDSDGTLATVAQCIEQLRQKSSSPQEKEDSLGELLELITTRENAFSAVGSHSQAVPVLVSLLRSGSLEIKIQAATVLGSLCQENELRVKVLLGGCIPPLLGLLKSNSAEGQIAAAKTVYAVSQGDAKDHVGSKIFSTEGVVPVLWGQLEKGLKAGNVVDDLLTGALRNLSSSTEGFWPATIQSGGVDVLVKLLTTGQSSTQANVCFLLACMMMEDASVCSKVIAAEATKLLLKLLGPGNEASVRAEAAAALKSLSAQCKEAKREVANANGIPVLINATIAPSKEFMQGEFAQALQENAMCALANISGGLSYVISSLGQSLESCSSAAQVADTLGALASALMIYDSKAEYTRASDPLEVETILVQQFKPQLPFLIQERIIEALASLYGNAILSSKLLNSDAKRLLVGLITMAANDVQEELIKSLLILCNNEGSLWHALQGRDGIQLLISLLGLSSEQQQECAVALLCLLSNENDESKWAITAAGGIPPLVQILETGSGKAKEDSATILGNLCNHSEDIRACVESADAVSALLWLLKNGSSNGKEIAAKTLNHLIHKSDTATISQLSALLTSDLPESKVYVLDALKSLLSMAPLNEMLREGSAANDAIETMLKILSSSREETQANSARALSGIYDFRKDLRQSSIAVKTLWSVMKLLNAESENVLVESSRCLAAIFLSIKDNRDVATAAREALPLLVVHANSSVLRVAEQAVCALSNLLKDSEASEKAILEEVILPATRVLREGTNIGKTHAASAIARFLHSRQIDDNLIECVNRTGTVLGLVSFLEAADIESVTTSEALDALAFLSRSAGVVGHIKPAWAVLAEHPSSITPIVACIADVPPLLQDKAIEILSRLCRAQPLFLGSTIACSTGCISSIVRRVIDSSISSVKTGGAALLVCTAKVNHQRVVEDFNGSNLCDSLISSLVEMVDSTESSVVGDQGTKDIISISRITAEEESKDESERSTSVISGSNISVWLLSMLACYDDKSKLKIMESGALEVLTEKISQFFSQYSQADFKEDDSIWICALLLAVLFQDRDVIRSNATMKTIPVLANMLRSEEPANRYFAAQAVASLVCNGSRGTLLSVANSGVAAGLISFLGCADVDIYDLLELSEEFALIRYPDQVALERLFRIDDIRVGATSRKAIPALVDLLKPIPDRPGAPFLALGILIQLAKDCTPNQIVMVESGALEGLTKYLSLGPQDTYEAAAADLLGILFSTAEIRRHESAFGAVSQLVAVLRLGGRAARYSAAKALENLFSADHVRNADSARHAVRPLVEILNTGLEKEQHAAIAALVRLLRENPSKALAVADVEMNAVDVLCRILSSNYSMQLKGDAAELCCVLFCNTRIRSTVAAARCVEPLVSLLVNEYSPAHLSVVHALDKLLDDEQLAELVAAHGAVIPLVSLLYGQNFSLHEAVSRALVKLGKDRPASKMEMMKAGVMESLLDILHEAPDFLCAAFVELLRILTNNATIAKGPSASKVVEPLFQLLTRTEFGPDGQHSALQVLVNILEHPQCRADYTLTAQQAIEPLLPLLDSPASAVQQLAAELLSHLLLEEHLQRDPLTQQVIGPLVRILGSGVPVLQQRAVRALVSVAVTWPNEIAKDGGVAELSKVILQADPFLPHALWESAASVLSIILQFSSEFYLEVPVAVLVRLLRSGLESTIIGALNALLVLESDDSTSAQAMAESGAIEALLDLLSSHQCEETAARLLEVLLNNVKIRESKVTKSAILPLSQYLLDPQTQGQQARLLATLALGDLFQNEALARTADAVSACRALVNILEDQPTEEMKVVAMCALQNLVMYSRSNKRAVAEAGGVQVVLDLIGSSDPETSVQAALFIKLLFSNNTIQEYASSETVRAITAAIEKDLWATGAVNDEYLKALNALFGNFPRLRATEPATLSIPHLVASLKTGSEATQEASLDALFLLRQAWSACPAEVSRAQSIAAADGIPLLQYLIQSGPPRFQEKAEFLLQCLPGTLAVIIKRGNNMRQSVGSPSVYCKLTLGNTAPRQTKVVSTGPNPEWDETFAWSFESPPKGQKLHISCKNKSKMGKSSFGKVTIQIDRVVMLGAVSGEYTLLPESKSGPSRNLEIEFQWSNK; encoded by the exons ATGGATGATTCAGATGGGACATTAGCAACTGTTGCACAATGCATTGAGCAGTTGCGCCAGAAGTCCTCATCACCACAAGAAAAAGAGGATTCCTTGGGGGAGTTACTCGAACTAATAACTACGCGAGAAAATGCATTTAGTGCAGTGGGATCTCATTCTCAAGCTGTTCCAGTACTTGTCTCTCTGCTTCGGTCTGGATCACTTGAGATAAAGATACAGGCAGCTACCGTCTTAGGTTCTCTGTGCCAAGAGAATGAATTAAGGGTCAAAGTATTACTTGGAGGTTGCATTCCACCATTGCTTGGTCTTCTCAAGTCAAACTCCGCAGAAGGCCAAATTGCTGCGGCAAAGACAGTATATGCTGTTTCTCAAGGTGATGCCAAGGATCACGTTggctcaaaaatattttcaacagAAGGAGTTGTCCCTGTATTATGGGGGCAGTTAGAAAAGGGGCTCAAGGCTGGTAATGTGGTTGATGATTTACTAACGGGAGCTTTGCGGAATCTTTCTAGCAGTACTGAGGGATTTTGGCCTGCAACAATTCAATCTGGAGGAGTTGATGTCTTAGTGAAATTGCTTACAACAGGCCAATCAAGTACTCAAGCAAATGTATGCTTTCTATTGGCATGTATGATGATGGAGGATGCATCTGTCTGTTCTAAAGTAATTGCTGCTGAGGCCACCAAACTCCTCTTAAAGCTACTTGGACCTGGCAATGAAGCTTCTGTACGAGCAGAAGCTGCAGCTGCTCTGAAATCTCTATCAGCTCAGTGCAAAGAAGCTAAACGGGAGGTTGCCAATGCCAACGGTATACCTGTTCTGATTAATGCAACTATAGCTCCTTCAAAAGAATTCATGCAGGGTGAGTTTGCCCAAGCTTTACAAGAGAATGCAATGTGTGCGCTTGCTAATATATCTGGCGGTTTGTCATATGTCATCTCAAGTCTCGGCCAAAGTCTAGAATCATGTTCCTCTGCAGCACAGGTAGCTGATACGTTAGGAGCTTTGGCTTCTGCTTTGATGATATATGACAGCAAAGCAGAATACACCAGAGCATCAGATCCCCTGGAGGTGGAGACAATATTGGTGCAACAGTTCAAACCACAGTTACCATTTTTAATTCAAGAGCGTATAATAGAAGCTCTTGCTAGTTTGTATGGGAATGCAATACTATCGAGCAAACTTTTAAATTCCGATGCTAAAAGACTGCTTGTAGGTTTGATTACAATGGCAGCCAATGACGTTCAGGAAGAGTTGATAAAATCCCTTCTCATTCTTTGCAACAATGAAGGTAGTTTATGGCATGCCCTTCAAGGTCGTGATGGAATTCAGCTTTTGATATCTCTTCTTGGTCTTTCATCAGAACAGCAGCAAGAATGTGCTGTTGCATTGCTATGCCTGTTATCCAATGAAAATGATGAAAGTAAATGGGCTATTACAGCTGCCGGTGGCATTCCTCCACTTgttcaaattcttgaaactGGTTCTGGAAAAGCTAAAGAAGACTCTGCAACGATCTTGGGAAACCTCTGTAATCATAGCGAGGATATACGTGCTTGTGTTGAAAGTGCTGATGCTGTGTCAGCCTTATTGTGGCTGCTGAAGAACGGAAGTTCTAATGGGAAGGAAATTGCGGCTAAGACCTTGAATCATTTAATTCACAAATCAGATACTGCAACAATCAGCCAGCTCAGTGCGTTGTTAACCAGTGATTTGCCTGAATCTAAAGTTTATGTCTTGGATGCATTAAAAAGTTTGCTTTCCATGGCCCCTCTTAATGAAATGTTGCGTGAAGGTAGTGCAGCGAATGATGCAATTGAGACAATGCTAAAAATTTTAAGCTCCTCCAGGGAAGAGACTCAGGCAAATTCTGCTCGGGCTCTTTCTGGAATATATGATTTCCGGAAAGACTTGCGTCAGAGTAGCATTGCAGTTAAGACTCTTTGGTCAGTAATGAAGCTTTTAAATGCTGAATCAGAAAATGTTTTAGTGGAATCTTCCCGCTGCCTTGCCGCTATATTTCTCTCAATTAAAGATAACCGTGATGTGGCCACTGCTGCCAGAGAAGCTTTGCCCTTGTTGGTGGTGCATGCTAACTCTTCAGTGTTGCGAGTTGCGGAGCAAGCAGTGTGTGCTTTGTCAAATCTCTTGAAAGACAGTGAAGCTTCAGAAAAAGCTATACTGGAAGAAGTTATTTTGCCTGCAACTAGAGTTTTACGTGAAGGCACAAATATTGGAAAGACCCATGCAGCATCTGCTATTGCTCGCTTTCTCCATTCTCGTCAAATTGATGATAATTTGATTGAGTGTGTAAATCGTACTGGAACTGTTCTTGGATTGGTTTCTTTCCTTGAAGCTGCTGACATTGAGTCTGTAACGACCTCAGAGGCATTAGATGCACTTGCTTTTCTCTCAAGGTCGGCTGGAGTCGTTGGCCACATCAAACCTGCTTGGGCAGTTCTTGCTGAACACCCAAGTAGCATTACCCCCATAGTTGCATGTATTGCTGATGTCCCTCCGTTGTTGCAGGACAAGGCTATAGAAATTTTATCTCGGCTCTGCCGAGCTCAGCCCCTGTTTCTTGGGAGCACAATTGCGTGTTCCACAGGATGCATTTCATCCATTGTGAGAAGGgtaattgattcctcaatttcaAGTGTTAAAACTGGTGGAGCTGCACTCCTTGTTTGCACTGCAAAAGTGAATCATCAAAGAGTAGTTGAAGACTTTAACGGATCTAATTTATGTGATTCACTCATCAGTTCTCTTGTTGAAATGGTAGATTCTACAGAGTCTTCTGTTGTTGGAGATCAGGGCACTAAGGATATCATAAGCATCTCCAGGATAACTGCTGAAGAAGAAAGCAAAGATGAGTCCGAGAGAAGTACTTCAGTCATTAGTGGCTCCAACATATCTGTGTGGCTTCTTTCAATGCTAGCTTGTTATGATGATAAAAGTAAACTCAAGATCATGGAGTCTGGTGCACTTGAAGTTCTCACTGAGAAAATTTCTCAGTTCTTTTCACAGTATTCACAG GCTGATTTTAAAGAGGATGACAGCATATGGATTTGTGCCTTGTTGTTAGCAGTATTATTTCAAGATAGAGATGTCATACGCTCTAATGCAACCATGAAAACAATTCCAGTGTTAGCTAATATGTTGAGGTCTGAGGAACCAGCGAACAGGTATTTTGCCGCCCAAGCAGTGGCTAGTCTTGTTTGTAATGGTAGCAGGGGAACTCTTCTATCAGTTGCAAATTCAGGGGTGGCAGCAGGACTCATCTCCTTTCTTGGTTGTGCTGATGTTGATATTTACGATCTTCTAGAATTGTCCGAGGAGTTTGCTTTGATTCGTTATCCAGACCAAGTTGCTCTTGAAAGATTGTTTAGGATTGATGACATCAGGGTTGGTGCAACTTCGAGGAAAGCTATACCAGCCCTTGTTGATTTGCTTAAACCTATTCCAGACCGCCCAGGAGCACCGTTTCTCGCGCTTGGTATTCTAATCCAGCTTGCTAAAGATTGTACTCCTAATCAAATTGTTATGGTGGAGTCGGGGGCTTTGGAAGGGTTGACAAAATATCTTTCTCTCGGACCACAAGATACATACGAGGCTGCTGCTGCTGATCTACTCGGCATTCTTTTTAGCACAGCTGAAATAAGGAGACATGAATCTGCATTTGGTGCTGTCAGTCAACTTGTAGCAGTTTTGCGTTTAGGTGGAAGAGCAGCGAGATACAGTGCAGCTAAAGCGTTAGAGAACTTATTTTCTGCTGATCATGTAAGGAACGCAGATTCTGCCAGGCATGCTGTTCGACCTCTGGTGGAAATTCTTAATACAGGTTTGGAGAAGGAGCAACATGCTGCTATTGCGGCTTTGGTTAGACTGCTGAGAGAGAATCCATCAAAAGCCCTTGCAGTTGCCGATGTTGAGATGAATGCTGTTGATGTACTATGCAGGATTCTTTCGTCGAATTATTCAATGCAGTTGAAGGGGGATGCTGCTGAGTTATGTTGTGTACTTTTTTGCAATACAAGAATAAGATCTACTGTGGCCGCAGCCCGCTGTGTTGAACCTTTAGTCTCTCTCCTTGTTAATGAGTATAGTCCTGCTCACCTGTCAGTTGTCCATGCATTAGATAAACTCTTAGATGATGAGCAGCTGGCAGAGCTTGTCGCTGCACATGGTGCAGTTATTCCTCTTGTGAGCCTTCTCTATGGTCAGAACTTTTCTCTTCACGAGGCTGTATCTAGAGCTCTCGTGAAGTTAGGAAAAGATAGGCCTGCGAGTAAGATGGAAATGATGAAAGCTGGAGTCATGGAGAGCTTGCTTGATATACTTCATGAAGCTCCAGATTTCCTCTGTGCTGCATTTGTTGAACTGCTCAGAATACTCACAAATAATGCTACCATCGCAAAAGGTCCATCAGCATCGAAAGTGGTTGAGCCCCTCTTCCAGTTGCTGACAAGAACAGAGTTCGGACCAGACGGACAACATAGTGCGTTGCAGGTTCTTGTTAATATCTTAGAGCATCCACAGTGTCGTGCTGATTACACTCTCACAGCTCAGCAAGCTATAGAACCTTTACTGCCTTTACTTGATTCTCCTGCATCAGCAGTGCAACAGTTGGCAGCAGAGCTTCTGTCCCATCTGCTTTTGGAAGAGCATCTTCAGAGGGATCCTCTAACACAGCAGGTTATTGGTCCTCTGGTACGAATTCTTGGTTCTGGCGTACCTGTTTTGCAACAAAGAGCTGTGAGAGCTCTTGTCAGCGTTGCTGTAACATGGCCTAATGAAATCGCAAAAGATGGTGGCGTAGCTGAGCTGTCCAAAGTCATCCTTCAAGCCGATCCTTTTCTACCTCATGCCTTGTGGGAGTCTGCTGCATCTGTGTTATCCATTATTCTGCAGTTCAGTTCTGAGTTCTATTTAGAAGTACCTGTAGCTGTTTTGGTGAGATTGCTTCGTTCCGGCTTGGAGAGCACAATTATTGGTGCACTGAATGCTCTCTTGGTATTGGAGAGTGATGACTCTACCAGTGCGCAGGCAATGGCTGAAAGTGGGGCAATTGAGGCGCTTCTTGACCTTCTTAGCAGCCATCAATGTGAGGAAACTGCTGCCAGACTACTTGAagtgttgttgaacaatgtgaAGATCAGGGAATCTAAAGTTACCAAATCTGCAATATTGCCATTGTCCCAATACCTTTTGGATCCTCAAACCCAAGGTCAGCAAGCGAGGCTTCTTGCAACTCTAGCTCTTGGTGACCTATTCCAGAATGAAGCTCTTGCTAGAACAGCAGACGCTGTTTCAGCCTGCCGAGCCTTAGTGAATATACTGGAGGATCAACCTACAGAAGAAATGAAAGTAGTTGCTATGTGTGCTTTGCAGAACCTTGTTATGTACAGTAGATCAAATAAAAGGGCAGTTGCTGAAGCTGGCGGTGTTCAGGTTGTACTCGATCTAATTGGTTCTAGTGACCCTGAGACATCAGTACAGGCGGCATTGTTTATTAAACTTCTTTTCTCAAACAATACCATTCAAGAATATGCTTCAAGCGAAACTGTCAGAGCTATAACAG CTGCAATTGAGAAAGACTTGTGGGCCACTGGTGCAGTAAATGATGAGTATCTAAAGGCACTGAATGCACTATTTGGGAACTTTCCCCGTCTGAGAGCCACAGAACCTGCAACGTTAAGCATCCCTCATCTGGTTGCATCTCTTAAAACTGGATCAGAAGCTACTCAAGAAGCTTCCTTAGATGCTCTATTTCTTCTAAGGCAAGCTTGGTCAGCATGTCCAGCAGAAGTGTCTAGAGCGCAATCTATTGCTGCTGCAGATGGAATCCCCTTATTACAATATCTGATACAATCAGGCCCACCACGATTTCAGGAGAAGGCTGAATTTTTACTGCAGTGTTTGCCAGGGACACTAGCTGTAATCATCAAGAGAGGAAACAATATGAGACAATCAGTTGGGAGCCCGAGCGTATACTGTAAGCTGACCCTTGGAAACACTGCCCCTCGCCAAACCAAG GTTGTATCGACAGGCCCCAATCCAGAGTGGGATGAAACATTTGCTTGGTCCTTTGAAAGCCCTCCTAAAGGCCAGAAGCTTCATATTTCATGCAAGAACAAAAGTAAAATGGGGAAG AGCTCATTCGGAAAGGTAACTATTCAAATCGACCGTGTAGTGATGTTAGGTGCCGTTTCTGGGGAGTACACTCTACTGCCTGAAAGCAAAAGCGGGCCTTCAAGAAATCTGGAAATAGAATTCCAGTGGTCTAACAAGTAA
- the LOC140974137 gene encoding uncharacterized protein isoform X3, whose amino-acid sequence MGSRLGRRVVSFANIPIKLLMPSSFSNISEIALKTIPSVSKIEIKRVLESLYGFEVEKVETLNMLGKKKKRGGLLIARPDYKKAYVTLKNPLSISPDLFPIKVIEEERRNMNKQSKSSIVEDPEAVKKSHWLDERKDNGMSNRGRTSGNRRNAGRDTRAAVASSDAKFPWSSMKPFGR is encoded by the exons ATGGGAAGTAGATTGGGCAGAAGAGTGGTGAGCTTTGCCAACATACCCATAAAACTCCTCATGCCTTCGTCTTTTTCCAACATTTCCGAAATCGCTCTCAAAACCATCCCCTCTGTTTCCAAG ATCGAGATTAAGAGGGTTTTGGAATCTCTATACGGATTCGAAGTGGAGAAAGTGGAAACACTTAATATGCttgggaagaagaagaagcggGGCGGATTGTTGATCGCCAGGCCCGATTACAAGAAAGCTTACGTCACCCTGAAGAACCCGTTATCTATAAGTCCGGATCTTTTCCCGATCAAGGTGATCGAGGAGGAGAGAAGGAATATGAACAAGCAGTCGAAATCGAGCATTGTGGAGGATCCGGAAGCTGTGAAGAAGTCGCATTGGCTCGACGAGAGGAAGGATAACGGGATGTCTAATAGGGGTAGGACATCAGGGAACCGACGCAATGCCGGCCGCGATACTCGGGCGGCTGTCGCTAGCTCAGATGCAAAGTTTCCATGGAGCAGCATGAAGCCATTTGGGAG GTAA
- the LOC140974137 gene encoding uncharacterized protein isoform X1 translates to MGSRLGRRVVSFANIPIKLLMPSSFSNISEIALKTIPSVSKIEIKRVLESLYGFEVEKVETLNMLGKKKKRGGLLIARPDYKKAYVTLKNPLSISPDLFPIKVIEEERRNMNKQSKSSIVEDPEAVKKSHWLDERKDNGMSNRGRTSGNRRNAGRDTRAAVASSDAKFPWSSMKPFGRFIRKCITLCES, encoded by the exons ATGGGAAGTAGATTGGGCAGAAGAGTGGTGAGCTTTGCCAACATACCCATAAAACTCCTCATGCCTTCGTCTTTTTCCAACATTTCCGAAATCGCTCTCAAAACCATCCCCTCTGTTTCCAAG ATCGAGATTAAGAGGGTTTTGGAATCTCTATACGGATTCGAAGTGGAGAAAGTGGAAACACTTAATATGCttgggaagaagaagaagcggGGCGGATTGTTGATCGCCAGGCCCGATTACAAGAAAGCTTACGTCACCCTGAAGAACCCGTTATCTATAAGTCCGGATCTTTTCCCGATCAAGGTGATCGAGGAGGAGAGAAGGAATATGAACAAGCAGTCGAAATCGAGCATTGTGGAGGATCCGGAAGCTGTGAAGAAGTCGCATTGGCTCGACGAGAGGAAGGATAACGGGATGTCTAATAGGGGTAGGACATCAGGGAACCGACGCAATGCCGGCCGCGATACTCGGGCGGCTGTCGCTAGCTCAGATGCAAAGTTTCCATGGAGCAGCATGAAGCCATTTGGGAG ATTTATCAGGAAATGTATTACTTTATGTGAAAGCTAG
- the LOC140974137 gene encoding uncharacterized protein isoform X2 — protein MGSRLGRRVVSFANIPIKLLMPSSFSNISEIALKTIPSVSKIEIKRVLESLYGFEVEKVETLNMLGKKKKRGGLLIARPDYKKAYVTLKNPLSISPDLFPIKVIEEERRNMNKQSKSSIVEDPEAVKKSHWLDERKDNGMSNRGRTSGNRRNAGRDTRAAVASSDAKFPWSSMKPFGRKCITLCES, from the exons ATGGGAAGTAGATTGGGCAGAAGAGTGGTGAGCTTTGCCAACATACCCATAAAACTCCTCATGCCTTCGTCTTTTTCCAACATTTCCGAAATCGCTCTCAAAACCATCCCCTCTGTTTCCAAG ATCGAGATTAAGAGGGTTTTGGAATCTCTATACGGATTCGAAGTGGAGAAAGTGGAAACACTTAATATGCttgggaagaagaagaagcggGGCGGATTGTTGATCGCCAGGCCCGATTACAAGAAAGCTTACGTCACCCTGAAGAACCCGTTATCTATAAGTCCGGATCTTTTCCCGATCAAGGTGATCGAGGAGGAGAGAAGGAATATGAACAAGCAGTCGAAATCGAGCATTGTGGAGGATCCGGAAGCTGTGAAGAAGTCGCATTGGCTCGACGAGAGGAAGGATAACGGGATGTCTAATAGGGGTAGGACATCAGGGAACCGACGCAATGCCGGCCGCGATACTCGGGCGGCTGTCGCTAGCTCAGATGCAAAGTTTCCATGGAGCAGCATGAAGCCATTTGGGAG GAAATGTATTACTTTATGTGAAAGCTAG
- the LOC140972320 gene encoding uncharacterized protein gives MDSDNSGSLQSSSGGDEEYDSRAAAEDSISAFMNIHPTVTVPHDGLLPSPTLFDPISGYPDPTPPSLLHPSMSWPRSDPISAYYTAFMSSPFQVDNSGFAAHHAPPAAAARNPKKRSRASRRAPTTVLTTDTTNFRAMVQEFTGIPAPPFSSPLSRNRLDLSALPPSYLRRPFPQKVHSPSSFPISAPSSSPLFTEPSSTMTAPSIQLPFPQTSNLYNISNPVLSSLLQSNAKFPFSGSFLHGIKPLEFPSNDHSCNIKMGSLDEFGAGLGHGNHVSSLQNLISSNQNAPRNDWNKASSPADGNDHQDQTGFVNGDYGSFPGNSNINYSDSPSNLQPEKGTENVTTRSEGMMEPWICSSE, from the coding sequence atggATTCGGACAACAGTGGGAGCCTGCAGTCTTCAAGCGGTGGAGATGAAGAGTACGATTCACGCGCCGCCGCGGAAGACTCCATCTCCGCCTTCATGAACATTCATCCTACAGTAACAGTGCCCCACGACGGCCTCCTCCCCAGCCCAACGTTGTTCGACCCGATTTCAGGCTACCCGGACCCCACCCCGCCATCTCTTCTCCATCCAAGCATGTCCTGGCCAAGATCCGACCCGATTTCCGCCTACTACACCGCCTTCATGAGCTCTCCTTTCCAGGTGGACAACTCCGGTTTCGCAGCACATCATGCGCCTCCGGCGGCGGCGGCGCGTAATCCTAAGAAGAGATCGAGAGCCTCGAGGCGGGCTCCTACCACCGTGCTGACCACAGATACCACTAATTTCAGAGCCATGGTCCAAGAATTCACCGGGATCCCAGCACCGCCGTTTAGCAGTCCACTTTCAAGAAAcagactcgatctttcagcccTTCCGCCGTCATATCTCCGCCGTCCCTTCCCTCAGAAAGTCCACTCACCGTCTTCCTTCCCTATTTCTGCTCCATCTTCCTCCCCACTGTTCACTGAACCTTCATCCACCATGACGGCACCTTCAATCCAACTACCATTTCCTCAAACTTCAAATCTTTACAACATTTCGAACCCCGTTCTAAGTTCTCTCCTCCAATCCAACGCCAAATTTCCCTTCTCCGGTTCCTTTCTCCATGGCATAAAACCTCTCGAATTCCCATCAAATGATCATAGCTGTAACATCAAAATGGGAAGCTTGGATGAATTTGGTGCAGGTTTAGGCCATGGAAATCACGTATCCTCCCTCCAAAATCTCATCTCCTCCAATCAAAATGCACCAAGAAATGATTGGAACAAAGCATCGAGTCCAGCTGACGGTAATGATCATCAAGATCAAACGGGATTTGTCAATGGAGACTACGGATCATTTCCAGGGAATTCTAACATAAACTACTCTGATTCTCCGTCGAATCTTCAACCCGAGAAGGGTACGGAGAACGTTACAACGAGAAGCGAAGGTATGATGGAACCATGGATTTGTTCATCTGAGTAG
- the LOC140974139 gene encoding nicotinamidase 1, with the protein MVSSHAVDLLKSELPLEQESFRLSGENKTGLVLVDIINGFCTVGSGSLAPPAPNKQISEMVDESVKLAKVFCENKWPVYALLDSHHPDVPEPPYPPHCLAGTEEAKLVPELQWLENQPNVTIRNKDCIDGFIGSLEKDGSNVFVDWVKANKIKAILVVGICTDICVLDFVCSALSARNHGLLSPLEDVIVYSHGCATFDFPAHVARNMKVATAHPQAIMHHVGLCIAKSRGAKVVSDVSFGM; encoded by the exons ATGGTTTCTTCGCACGCAGTTGATTTGTTGAAATCTGAGCTTCCGCTGGAGCAGGAGTCTTTTCGTCTCTCCGGTGAAAATAAGACCGGTTTGGTACTCGTTGACATCATTAATGGCTTCTGCACCGTCGGTTCTGGCTCTCTG GCTCCTCCAGCACCGAATAAACAAATTTCTGAGATGGTTGATGAATCTGTGAAACTTGCAAAGGTGTTCTGTGAAAATAAATGGCCTGTATATGCTTTGCTTGATAGTCATCATCCAGATGTTCCGGAGCCGCCTTATCCTCCTCACTGTCTAGCTGGAACAGAGGAGGCGAAATTGGTTCCCG AATTGCAGTGGTTGGAAAACCAACCAAATGTAACAATCCGGAACAAGGATTGTATTGATGGATTTATCGGTTCATTGGAAAAAGATGGTTCCAATGTCTTTGTTGATTGGGTGAAAGCCAATAAAATCAAAGCT ATTTTGGTTGTAGGTATTTGCACAGATATTTGTGTTCTTGATTTTGTCTGCTCAGCTTTGTCTGCTCGAAACCATGGACTGCTTTCCCCACTGGAGGATGTAATTGTGTATTCACATGGTTGTGCCACTTTTGATTTTCCAGCACATGTTGCCAGAAATATGAAAGTTGCCACAGCTCACCCTCAG GCTATAATGCATCATGTTGGACTCTGCATAGCCAAAAGCAGAGGTGCAAAGGTTGTTTCAGATGTTTCCTTTGGTATGTAG